In the Aeromicrobium fastidiosum genome, CCGCACGGTCGCCAGGTCGGCCACGGCCGAGATCGAGGTCAGGCGCTCCCGGTTCCTCGCGGTCGTCGTCCGAGTCGACGACGAGGCGGGAGCGCGCGACGTCATCGCGTCCGCCCGGCGTGAGCACCACGACGCCCGCCACCACTGCAGTGCCTTCGTGATCGGTGCGGACACATCGCTGCGTCGCAGCAACGACGACGGCGAGCCGGCGGGCACGGCCGGGGCCCCGATGCTCGAGGTGCTGACCCGCCGGGGCGTGAGTGACGTCGTAGCCGTGGTCACCCGATGGTTCGGCGGGACGCTGCTGGGCGCCGGCGGTCTGGTGCGGGCCTACGGTGACGCGGTCGGCCTGGCGCTCGACGAGGCCGGGGTGCAAGAGCGTCGCCTGCGCCACACGATGCGGGTCACGGCGGCGGCCACCGACGCCGGTTCCTTGGACCATCGCCTCCGATCGCTGGGGACGGTGACGGACGTCCAGTACGGGGACGACGTCGTGTTCACGGTCGGTGTGAGCGACCCCGCTCGCTTCGCCGACGAGGTGGCTGCGGCCAGCACCGGCCGCGCGACGGTGGACCAGTCCGGCACATCATGGGGCGACACCTGAGGCCGCTGGGTCCTGACCATGGACGAGCGGAGCGAGTCACGCGGCCTCGTGCGAGCCCTGGCGAGCGCGAGAAGTGAGCGACGACGTCGCGCCCGCGTACCAGTTGCGCGCCGCCACCGCGGTGTCCGGGTAGTCGCTGAAGACCGCGTCGATGCCTGTCCGGAAGAACGTGTCGAGCTCGCCGAAGATGTCGCCCTTGGCGTTGGGGTCGTCGCCGTCGCGGAAGTCGGCGGGCAGGAACTGGTTCTCGTCGCGGAACGTGTAGACGACGACCTTGAGCCCGGCGCGGTGGGCGTCGTCCACGACAGACGTCGGCTGGGTCAGGAAGCCCGCCGCGTCGCGCGGGATGACGCTGCTCTTCTCGGGTCCGAGCCAGTCGGCGTAGGTCGCGACCCGGCGCAGCCCGGCAGGTGACATCAGGTCGGCGTAGGTGCGGGGATCGCCCTGAGCGACCAGGTCGTACGGAGCCCCCGTCGCCGACGTCAGCTGCACGAGCTTGACCTTGGTCTCGCGCGACAGCTGCCGCAGGTTGCTGGTCTCGAACGACTGGATCACGACCTTCGACTTCTTGGAGTCGAGTCCTGCCAGGCGCAGCGACCGCAGCAGCGGACGCTCGAGGGGCAACCCGATCGACCGGAAGTACGTCGGGTGCTTCGTCTCGGGCGCGACGCCGATCGTCCGACCTCTCGCGCGACTCTCCCGCCGGACGAGATCGAGGATCTCGTCGAACGTCGGCACCTGGAAGCGTCCGTCGTAGCGGGTGTTGCCGGGGCGC is a window encoding:
- a CDS encoding IMPACT family protein; translated protein: MEVRRSRFLAVVVRVDDEAGARDVIASARREHHDARHHCSAFVIGADTSLRRSNDDGEPAGTAGAPMLEVLTRRGVSDVVAVVTRWFGGTLLGAGGLVRAYGDAVGLALDEAGVQERRLRHTMRVTAAATDAGSLDHRLRSLGTVTDVQYGDDVVFTVGVSDPARFADEVAAASTGRATVDQSGTSWGDT
- a CDS encoding glycerophosphodiester phosphodiesterase — translated: MTLLSTGTITPHVRRAAHVIGAAALATGLTAVPATAEPAPAIDRRHAEPPRHAQPVTVFAHRGASGYRPEHTLAAYELAIRMGADYIEPDLVSTKDGVLVARHENEISGTTDVADHPEFANRKTTKTIDGVAVSGWFTEDFSLRELRTLRAKERLPGVRPGNTRYDGRFQVPTFDEILDLVRRESRARGRTIGVAPETKHPTYFRSIGLPLERPLLRSLRLAGLDSKKSKVVIQSFETSNLRQLSRETKVKLVQLTSATGAPYDLVAQGDPRTYADLMSPAGLRRVATYADWLGPEKSSVIPRDAAGFLTQPTSVVDDAHRAGLKVVVYTFRDENQFLPADFRDGDDPNAKGDIFGELDTFFRTGIDAVFSDYPDTAVAARNWYAGATSSLTSRARQGSHEAA